AGGGGACGCAAAACTTCGCGAGATGTGGTATCTTGATGGCGCTACAGCACATCGCTCGACGAGACCGGCGGCCCGGGTGGCGCGTCCGGCGGCTGGGTCCAGATCACCAGCGAGCCGCAGCGCCAGTTGGGGTCGCCCTTGTACGGGTTCCACTCGGGCGGGATGTCGTCGCGCGTGTAGTACTCCACCCCCGCCACCATGTCGAGGGTGAGCTGGTTCAGCGACAGGTCGTTCACCGGCGCGCCGTCCACGTACATCGCCACGTAGCAGCGCGTGCCGCGATAGGTGCGGTACAGGCGGAAGCCGCCGGAGCCGCGCGTCTCCACGCCCATCCCCAGGTCCTGGATCTTCTGGGTCAGGCGGAACCCGTGCAGGTCCATGAACTGCTCGCGGGTGAGGAAGCGCCCCGGGTAGATGCGCTGGCGCTGGTAGAAGCCGTTGCGGTCCAGCAGCTGCCGCCGCCGCTCCGCCGTCGCGGTGATCGGCGCCAGGGCGACGGGGCTGTCGGCCGCCAGCGGCTGGACCACGAGGTGCACCGACGTCCGCTCCCCCGCGCCCAGCGTCATCGGGGTGAAGAGGATGGGCGGCGCCTGCTCGGGCTCGGCGCGCACCTGGTACAATCCC
The Longimicrobium sp. DNA segment above includes these coding regions:
- a CDS encoding carboxypeptidase-like regulatory domain-containing protein, which translates into the protein MRPFLVPLLISLSLPRAAAAQTVEGVLLAEDGETPLAGARLVLVGLGGRVAARALTDTAGRFTLTAADAGLYQVRAEPEQAPPILFTPMTLGAGERTSVHLVVQPLAADSPVALAPITATAERRRQLLDRNGFYQRQRIYPGRFLTREQFMDLHGFRLTQKIQDLGMGVETRGSGGFRLYRTYRGTRCYVAMYVDGAPVNDLSLNQLTLDMVAGVEYYTRDDIPPEWNPYKGDPNWRCGSLVIWTQPPDAPPGPPVSSSDVL